Proteins found in one Zea mays cultivar B73 chromosome 1, Zm-B73-REFERENCE-NAM-5.0, whole genome shotgun sequence genomic segment:
- the LOC100272557 gene encoding harpin-induced protein yields the protein MAAGTVTARSNGEGHGHGGAGSWYPQRRPHYGYGGGSASFRGCCCCLFLLLTFLALLALAIALVVVLVVKPRKPQFDLDQVSVQYLLVASPTSPAGLPPATPGAAYISLNITLLFTAQNPNKVGIRYGATKFDVMYHGVPLGVAAVPGFEQPAHSTRLLQTRVIVDRFNVLQADAQDLIRDAAINDRVELRITGDVGAKILVLGFSSPKVQVSVDCAIAISPRSQSLKYKQCGVDGISV from the exons ATGGCGGCCGGCACCGTGACGGCCCGATCCAACGGCGAGGGCCACGGCCACGGCGGCGCGGGGTCCTGGTACCCGCAGCGCCGCCCGCACTACGGGTACGGCGGGGGGTCCGCCTCCTTccgcggctgctgctgctgcctcttCCTGCTGCTCACCTTCCTGGCGCTCCTCGCCCTGGCCATCGCGCTCGTCGTCGTGCTCGTGGTGAAGCCCCGCAAGCCGCAGTTCGACCTCGACCAGGTGTCCGTGCAGTACCTCCTCGTGGCCTCGCCGACGTCCCCGGCCGGCCTGCCCCCCGCGACCCCGGGCGCCGCCTACATCTCCCTCAACATCACGCTGCTCTTCACCGCCCAGAACCCCAACAAGGTGGGCATCCGGTACGGCGCCACCAAGTTCGACGTCATGTACCACGGGGTGCCGCTCGGGGTGGCGGCGGTGCCCGGGTTCGAGCAGCCCGCGCACAGCACCCGCCTGCTCCAGACCCGCGTCATTGTCGACCGCTTCAACGTGCTCCAGGCCGACGCGCAGGACCTCATCCGCGACGCCGCGATCAACGACCGCGTCGAGCTCCGCATCACCGGCGACGTCGGCGCGAAGATCCTCGTGCTCGGCTTCTCCTCCCCAAAAGTGCAG GTGTCGGTGGATTGCGCAATCGCCATCAGCCCGAGGAGCCAGTCGCTGAAATACAAGCAGTGTGGCGTGGACGGGATAAGCGTGTAG